From one Colletotrichum destructivum chromosome 3, complete sequence genomic stretch:
- a CDS encoding Putative amino acid transporter, transmembrane domain-containing protein, which translates to MASPSRDPLSIPRADSPSRQFGSLPRADATARLASPVPSQQYGTPQTGRFVGPGSSRLGDNSETASLAPLAGAAPSSVQGPGVSALAAALSNSLGASPPRHGTPPVRTATPPPARPLSPAAAGAQLSSTPMTNYGSFDSRSRNVGAGAYEDPEVVKRHLVQPTDANSEESSMRDGVKGKQTADTDTETGLNEDEFSSLRLQGGDVTRGIYKWTEEAEARNKMQRSKSFSISRPDPETDILDINAIKVPGGFRRNYLRRAARSPSTVRDGGERGEASDGSQPRLLTSSFLEFLTIYGHFAGEELEEDDEALRPGEYFSSGGEDYYDSDEDSEDDREPMEDSALLTPSRHRRRRRQRGGSGKNSPMSAALLLLKSFVGTGVLFLPRAYLNGGMTFSNAVLLGVAALSYYCFVLLVTTRLKVEGSFGDLGGILYGKWMRGTILTSIVISQIGFVAAYMVFTSENLQAVILAVSDCKTNIPVKWLILLQVLVFLPFSLLRDIEKLSFTALIADAFILLGLAYLLYYDILTLSTNGLADIIMFNRNDWTLFIGTAIFTFEGIGLIIPIQESMKDPRKFPRVMLAVMIIISVIFIGMGAISYAAYGSKTETVVLLNMPQDNKMVNSVQFLYSIAIMLSIPLQLFPAIKITENALFTKSGKYNPYIKWQKNLYRFFFVILCAVIAWGGADDLDKFVALVGNFACIPLVYIYPPLLHYKAVAKNRLWKISDIVLCIFGFVAMAYTTTLTVYSWAGGSSEPTPPGYCDRRGH; encoded by the exons ATGGCATCTCCTTCGAGAGATCCGCTCAGCATTCCTAGAGCCGACTCGCCTTCCCGACAGTTCGGCTCCCTTCCCCGAGCAGACGCCACCGCTAGACTTGCGTCGCCGGTTCCATCTCAGCAATATGGCACCCCGCAGACGGGCCGTTTCGTCGGCCCGGGATCGAGCAGGTTAGGCGACAACAGCGAGACGGCCAGCCTCGCCCCGCTGGCTGGCGCTGCTCCCTCGAGTGTCCAGGGTCCCGGCGTCTCGGCTCTGGCCGCGGCGCTGTCCAACTCTCTAGGCGCCTCCCCCCCGAGACACGGCACTCCTCCGGTGCGCACTGCTACCCCCCCTCCGGCGAGACCGCTGTCTCCTGCTGCAGCCGGCGCTCAGCTTTCGAGCACTCCCATGACCAACTACGGCTCCTTTGACTCCCGCTCGCGtaacgtcggcgccggtgcctACGAGGACCCCGAAGTAGTCAAAAGGCATCTGGTCCAGCCTACCGATGCCAATTCCGAAGAGTCCAGCATGCGTGATGGCGTCAAGGGCAAGCAGACAGCGGATACCGATACCGAGACTGGCCTgaacgaggacgagttcTCCAGTTTGCGTCTCCAGGGCGGAGACGTGACTCGAGGCATTTATAAGTGGACCGAGGAAGCTGAAGCTCGAAACAAGATGCAGCGCAGCAAGAGCTTCAGCATCTCCCGCCCCGATCCGGAGACCGACATTCTCGATATCAACGCGATCAAGGTCCCCGGAGGCTTCCGTCGCAACTACCTGCGTCGGGCGGCTAGGAGCCCCTCCACGGTTAGAGATGGCGGAGAGCGCGGCGAAGCCAGTGACGGCTCCCAACCGAGGCTGCTGACGTCCAGTTTTCTCGAGTTCCTCACAATCTATGGTCACTTCGCCGGCGAAgagctggaggaggacgacgaggcacTCCGGCCTGGCGAATACTTCTCTTCGGGAGGCGAGGACTACTACGATAGCGACGAGGACAGCGAAGACGACCGAGAGCCCATGGAAGATAGTGCGCTGTTGACGCCATCGCGTCACcgaaggagacggagacaACGTGGAGGAAGCGGGAAGAACAGCCCGATGAGCGCTGCGCTCCTGTTGCTCAAGTCCTTCGTTGGTACTGGAGTTCTCTTCCTGCCTCGAGCTTATCTGAATGGCGGTATGACCTTCAGTAACGCCGTTCTGCTGGGTGTGGCTGCGCTGAGCTATTACTGTTTCGTCCTCTTGGTCACGACTCGTCTCAAGGTTGAGGGATCATTTGGTGATCTTGGTGGCATTCTCTATGGCAAGTGGATGAGGGGCACTATCCTCACGTCTATCGTCATAAGCCAGATCGGGTTTGTTGCCGCGTACATGGTTTTTACGTCAGAAAACCTGCAGGCCGTCATCTTGGCAGTGTCTGACTGCAAAACCAATATCCCCGTCAAGTGGTTGATCCTTTTGCAGGTTCTTGTCTTCCTGCCCTTCTCTCTCCTGCGAGATATTGAGAAGTTGAGTTTCACCGCTCTGATAGCCGACGCCTTCATTCTCCTTGGTCTGGCCTATTTGCTATACTACGACATCCTCACCTTGAGCACCAATGGCTTGGCAGACATCATTATGTTCAACCGCAACGACTGGACCTTATTTATAGGAACCGCCATCTTCACCTTTGAGGGGATCGGTCTCATCATTCCTATCCAGGAGTCGATGAAAGACCCTCGGAAGTTCCCTCGAGTCATGTTAGCGGTCATGATTATCATCTCGGTTATCTTCATCGGTATGGGGGCGATCTCCTACGCCGCCTACGGATCCAAGACGGAGACCGTGGTGCTGCTCAACATGCCTCAAGACAACAAGATGGTCAACAGCGTCCAGTTCCTCTATTCCATTGCCATCATGCTGTCCATTCCGCTGCAGCTCTTTCCCGCCATTAAGATTACCGAAAATGCTCTGTTCACCAAGAGCGGAAAATACAACCCTTACATCAAGTGGCAGAAGAACCTATACcgtttcttcttcgtcattcTCTGCGCAGTCATCGCCTGGGGTGGCGCAGATGATTTGGACAAGTTCGTTGCCCTCGTTGGCAACTTTGCCTGCATTCCACTTGTCTACATCTACCCG CCCCTGCTCCACTACAAGGCGGTTGCAAAGAACAGACTTTGGAAGATTTCCGACATCGTACTTTGCATCTTTGGTTTCGTCGCCATGGCATACACCACCACTTTGACTGTCTACAGCTGGGCTGGAGGTTCTAGCGAGCCTACCCCTCCAGGATACTGCGATCGCAGGGGCCACTAG
- a CDS encoding Putative DNA-directed RNA polymerase Rpb11, 13-16kDa subunit, RNA polymerase, RBP11-like subunit, which translates to MNAPDRFELFLLGDGEKKIEEKVFSGMSNTSDFIIKKEDHTLGNLLSEHLKAHKNVLMAGYKIAHPNVPEMFIRVQTDGSITAKEALVQVIKKLMQDLSHLSREFTREFELRRMVEAGRSNQQG; encoded by the exons ATGAACGCCCCCGACCG CTTCgagctcttcctcctcggtgaTGGCGAGAAGAAGATTGAGGAGAAGGTCTTCTCTG GCATGTCCAACACTTCCGACTtcatcatcaagaaggaggaccATACGCTCGGCAACCTCCTGTCCGAGCACCTGAAGGCGCACAAGAACGTCCTCATGGCCGGCTACAAGA TCGCTCATCCTAATGTTCCCGAGATGTTCATCCGCGTCCAGACGGATGGCTCGATCACCGCCAAGGAGGCCCTCGTCCAGGTCATCAAGAAGCTGATGCAGGACCTGTCCCACCTGAGCCGCGAGTTCACTCGCGAGTTCGAGCTTCGCCGCATGGTCGAGGCAGGCCGCTCCAATCAGCAGGGTTAA
- a CDS encoding Putative LSM domain superfamily protein — translation MASQLLPLELIDKCVGSRIWVVMKGDKEFSGTLLGFDDYVNMVLEDVTEFDYSGNHTKLPKILLNGNNICMLIPGGEGPVTA, via the exons ATGGCGTCACAACTCCTCCCTTTGG AACTCATCGACAAGTGCGTTGGATCGAGAATTTGGGTCGTTATGAAGGGCGACAAGG AGTTCAGCGGCACGCTCCTCGGATTTGATGACTACGTCA ACATGGTGTTGGAGGACGTCACAGAGTT TGACTATTCGGGAAACCACACAAAGCTGCCCAAGATCCTCTTGAACGGCAACAACATCTGCATG CTTATTCCTGGAGGAGAGGGACCGGTGACCGCATAA
- a CDS encoding Putative 3'-5' exonuclease domain, ribonuclease H-like superfamily → MPGGKYGAALSFRNRRAAVMNISGRRTSTLYHLRSIPWSLIQIRSKSAMYPPSSIKLWNPNHGITFASTTRDEASHPRVDLLRSLHTTPPYASQVAEAAESDHETVVSDDDALFFTASEYQSASDTDSPTPHPPVACVNSATREDKGGAEVRGNVEPVEPPITSLDFKISVKDFREAQSAEKDSAKSFWSYALYRGPSCDGSERKVKVHYCRSKQTMERVCQYFVDDKVLGLDLEWSSDARKDAGPKRNVSLIQLANESRIALFHVALFPNDDLVAPTFRKLMENADVKKVGVAIKGDCTRMRTHLGVDTKGLGELSHLYKLVKYSGNGRVDLINKRLVTLASLVHEHLGLPLFKGADVRSSDWSQPLNMSQLMYSASDAYAGFQLYHVLEEKRERLDPTPPRPPDAELNKPIQLADGQFITAANDTAVAGDPDDRGSTAVLSLKQVEAIRESLQIEPEGQSIAESIRAAPIASPKQRQRDPRVTAADEQLVNYRASVKTLRATPSAVRAYYIWANNGDLPPDVIAKILRDPPLQTYTVVSYILEAIKLEKLPFDKKRLRNEILHLLPKEVLQGRYKALMLEAHKPDIVDTPSVA, encoded by the exons ATGCCTGGTGGCAAATATGGCGCTGCGCTTTCTTTCCGGAACCGAAGAGCGGCGGTGATGAATATTTCTGGGCGTCGCACCTCTACTTTGTATCATTTACGATCGATACCGTGGTCTCTCATTCAAAT ACGCTCCAAATCAGCCATGTATCCACCGTCCTCTATAAAGCTTTGGAATCCCAACCATGGCATCACATTCGCCTCTACGACGCGAGACGAAGCGTCACATCCCCGAGTCGACCTGCTACGTTCCCTGCATACGACCCCGCCATACGCCAGTCAGGTTGCTGAAGCTGCAGAATCAGACCACGAGACTGTCGTTTCGGACGATGACGCGCTTTTCTTTACCGCTTCTGAGTATCAGTCCGCGTCAGACACGGATTCTCCCACACCCCATCCGCCTGTGGCGTGCGTCAATAGTGCCACACGGGAGGACAAGGGCGGAGCGGAAGTCAGGGGGAATGTTGAGCCCGTGGAGCCTCCGATCACGAGCCTGGACTTCAAGATCTCGGTCAAGGATTTCCGCGAAGCGCAGAGCGCGGAGAAGGACTCTGCGAAGTCGTTCTGGTCATACGCACTCTATCGAGGCCCCTCCTGCGATGGGAGCGAGAGAAAGGTGAAGGTTCATTATTGCAGGAGCAAGCAAACGATGGAGAGAGTATGTCAGTATTTTGTGGATGACAAGGTGCTCGGATTGGATCTCGAATGGTCTTCGGATGCCAGAAAGGATGCGGGCCCGAAAAGGAACGTCTCCCTGATCCAGCTCGCCAACGAGAGCCGCATTGCCCTGTTCCACGTCGCTCTGTTCCCCAACGATGACTTGGTTGCGCCGACCTTTCGGAAACTCATGGAGAATGCCGATGTGAAAAAGGTCGGTGTGGCTATCAAGGGGGACTGCACACGGATGCGGACCCATCTGGGCGTCGACACaaagggcctcggcgagctcaGTCATTTGTATAAACTCGTGAAATACTCTGGCAATGGTCGGGTTGACTTGATCAACAAGAGACTAGTGACTCTCGCCTCGCTGGTCCATGAACACCTTGGGCTACCCTTGttcaagggcgccgacgtccGGTCGAGTGACTGGTCGCAACCCTTGAACATGAGTCAACTCATGT ACTCGGCCTCGGATGCATACGCTGGCTTCCAGCTGTACCacgtcctcgaggagaagcgggaGAGACTCGACCCCACTCCACCACGGCCGCCCGATGCCGAGCTCAACAAACCGATCCAGCTCGCGGATGGACAATTCATAACGGCGGCAAATGATACCGCCGTAGCCGGTGATCCCGATGATCGTGGGTCGACTGCGGTCCTTTCGCTCAAGCAAGTCGAGGCTATCAGAGAGAGCCTGCAAATCGAGCCTGAGGGCCAGTCGATTGCCGAGAGTAtcagggcggcgccgatcgCCTCTCCCAAACAACGCCAGAGAGATCCCAGGGTCACTGCTGCTGACGAGCAGCTGGTCAACTACCGGGCCAGTGTCAAGACTCTTCGCGCCACACCATCCGCCGTACGCGCATACTACATCTGGGCGAACAACGGAGACCTTCCGCCTGACGTCATCGCAAAGATCCTGCGGGACCCGCCCCTGCAGACGTACACTGTGGTGAGTTACATCCTGGAAGCCATCAAACTAGAGAAGCTGCCGTTCGACAAGAAGCGGCTGCGGAACGAGATCCTGCACCTCCTCCCAAAAGAAGTCCTCCAGGGCAGATATAAGGCCTTGATGTTAGAGGCTCACAAGCCCGACATCGTCGACACACCGTCGGTCGCCTGA